One genomic region from Conexibacter woesei DSM 14684 encodes:
- a CDS encoding MarR family winged helix-turn-helix transcriptional regulator → MADRHRLYHRVNLTAHRLRVLADQRLLDVVGVTAAQAGVLLIVGDAAEPVRQRDLARLLRQRESAVTAMVERLIAAGQLERERPPGDGRTWLLRLTAGGETALVVVRRELEAFNARAFRGVPAAERAVVARALDRVLDNLSDDA, encoded by the coding sequence ATGGCCGACAGACACCGCCTCTACCACCGCGTCAACCTGACCGCGCACCGGCTGCGCGTGCTCGCCGACCAGCGGCTGCTCGACGTCGTCGGCGTCACCGCCGCGCAGGCCGGCGTGCTGCTGATCGTCGGCGATGCCGCCGAGCCGGTCCGCCAACGCGACCTCGCGCGGTTGCTGCGGCAGCGCGAGTCGGCCGTCACCGCGATGGTCGAGCGGCTGATCGCGGCCGGCCAGCTGGAGCGCGAGCGCCCGCCCGGCGACGGCCGCACGTGGCTGCTGCGGCTGACCGCCGGTGGCGAGACCGCGCTCGTGGTCGTGCGGCGCGAGCTGGAGGCGTTCAACGCGCGTGCCTTCAGAGGCGTCCCGGCCGCCGAGCGGGCCGTCGTCGCGCGGGCGCTCGACCGCGTGCTCGACAACCTCTCCGACGACGCCTGA
- a CDS encoding ABC transporter substrate-binding protein → MYAGTRARRMLAVGAGAIVLGLAGCGGDDDDGGGGGTATTTGGSAQAPADTSFELTIGDLVPLTGDLSPFGPPGRKSADLALTQIRDAMGEAGVDTTVSVEHSDTESSPQAAVQAARQLISGGAGCLAGPWASSETIAVAESVAARQRTPLVSPSSTDSGITDLDDDGFVYRTAPSDNLQARALADVVEEELGGTDGTISLAARNDAYGQGFIDKFRAAWEEKGGRTTGPVLYDPEQPSYNSEAGEIVAGNPDAYVIIDFFETYGKMGASLVRTGRFDPTRLFTADGLASDRIPDTIPTRALAGARGTRPGTPESGAVVDQFARIYRAAGGAPRQTFDAQNFDATMLCYLAALAAGSSDGADIAEQMQAVSSPPGERFTFLELADGIRAIANGDEVDFDGVTGPIDFDDNGDPTAATYEVYRYGSDGVLRVDRLFEARATER, encoded by the coding sequence ATGTACGCAGGAACGCGCGCCCGACGCATGCTGGCCGTCGGCGCTGGTGCGATCGTGCTCGGACTCGCCGGTTGCGGCGGCGACGACGACGACGGGGGAGGCGGAGGCACGGCCACGACGACCGGTGGCTCCGCCCAGGCGCCCGCGGACACGTCGTTCGAGCTGACGATCGGCGACCTGGTGCCGCTGACCGGCGACCTGTCGCCGTTCGGGCCGCCCGGACGCAAGTCGGCCGACCTGGCGCTCACGCAGATCAGAGACGCGATGGGCGAGGCGGGCGTCGACACGACCGTCTCCGTCGAGCACAGCGACACCGAGTCCAGCCCGCAGGCCGCCGTGCAGGCCGCGCGACAGCTGATCTCGGGCGGCGCCGGCTGTCTCGCCGGCCCGTGGGCGTCGTCGGAGACGATCGCGGTCGCCGAGTCGGTCGCCGCGCGCCAGAGAACGCCGCTGGTGTCGCCGTCGTCGACCGACTCCGGCATCACCGACCTCGACGACGACGGCTTCGTCTACCGCACCGCGCCGTCGGACAACCTGCAGGCGAGAGCGCTCGCCGACGTCGTCGAGGAGGAACTCGGCGGCACCGACGGCACGATCTCGCTCGCGGCCCGCAACGACGCATACGGCCAGGGCTTCATCGACAAGTTCAGAGCCGCCTGGGAGGAGAAGGGCGGCAGAACGACCGGTCCCGTCCTGTACGACCCTGAGCAGCCCAGCTACAACTCGGAGGCCGGCGAGATCGTCGCCGGGAACCCCGACGCGTACGTGATCATCGACTTCTTCGAGACGTACGGGAAGATGGGCGCGTCACTCGTGCGGACGGGCAGATTCGATCCGACGAGACTGTTCACCGCGGATGGCCTCGCGTCGGACAGAATCCCCGACACGATCCCGACGAGAGCGCTCGCGGGGGCGCGCGGCACGCGGCCCGGCACGCCCGAGTCCGGGGCGGTCGTGGACCAGTTCGCGAGAATCTACAGAGCGGCCGGCGGCGCCCCGCGGCAGACGTTCGACGCGCAGAACTTCGACGCGACGATGCTCTGCTACCTCGCCGCGCTCGCGGCCGGTTCGAGCGACGGCGCCGACATCGCCGAGCAGATGCAGGCGGTCAGCAGCCCTCCCGGCGAGAGATTCACGTTCCTGGAGCTGGCCGACGGGATCAGAGCGATCGCGAACGGTGACGAGGTCGACTTCGACGGCGTCACCGGCCCGATCGACTTCGATGACAACGGCGACCCGACGGCCGCCACCTACGAGGTCTACAGATACGGCTCGGACGGCGTGCTGAGAGTCGACCGGCTGTTCGAGGCGAGAGCGACCGAGAGATAG
- a CDS encoding YciI family protein, with product MPETLHLLSYDYVADILERRAPHREAHLAAISAFHRAGRIVMAGAVGDPVAGGLFVLRDAADAAAFMAEDPYVAAGLVTAHRVEPWTVVTPV from the coding sequence ATGCCCGAGACCCTGCACCTGCTCAGCTACGACTACGTCGCTGACATCCTCGAACGGCGCGCGCCGCACCGCGAGGCCCACCTCGCCGCGATCTCCGCCTTCCACAGAGCCGGCCGGATCGTGATGGCCGGCGCGGTCGGCGACCCGGTCGCCGGCGGGCTGTTCGTGCTGCGCGACGCGGCCGACGCCGCCGCCTTCATGGCCGAGGACCCGTACGTCGCCGCGGGCCTCGTGACGGCCCACCGCGTCGAGCCGTGGACGGTCGTCACGCCGGTCTGA
- a CDS encoding AAA family ATPase: MTFDTPQPPEERFQRREDPRDALEEALHEIKRVIVGQDAMLERLLVALLAGGHVLLEGVPGLAKTLTVKTLAQVLGGSFKRIQFTPDLVPADLIGTRIYRPDTGAFETQLGPVFGNFLLADEINRAPAKVQSALLEVMQEQQVTIGGETHPTPRPFLVLATQNPIESEGTYPLPEAQVDRFLMKVMVDYPTMGEEAAVVDRSLGRVAEPRERLSIADLDRFSAAAERVLVDREVIQYAVTLADATRRPEKYGLDDVAGFIEYGASPRGPIGLVQAARALALLRGRGYVAVADVRDLAPDVLRHRIVLSYDALTENVTADELLEQVFTAVEAPPVDHLRRPEAAA; the protein is encoded by the coding sequence GTGACGTTCGACACGCCCCAGCCGCCAGAGGAGCGCTTCCAGCGCAGGGAGGACCCGCGCGACGCGCTCGAAGAGGCGCTGCACGAGATCAAGCGCGTGATCGTCGGCCAGGACGCGATGCTGGAGCGGCTGCTGGTCGCCCTGCTGGCGGGCGGCCACGTGCTGCTCGAAGGCGTGCCCGGCCTCGCCAAGACGCTGACGGTCAAGACGCTCGCGCAGGTCCTCGGCGGCTCCTTCAAGCGGATCCAGTTCACGCCCGACCTCGTCCCCGCCGACCTGATCGGCACGCGCATCTACCGGCCCGACACGGGCGCGTTCGAGACGCAGCTCGGCCCCGTCTTCGGCAACTTCCTGCTCGCCGACGAGATCAACCGCGCGCCCGCGAAGGTGCAGTCGGCGCTGCTCGAGGTGATGCAGGAGCAGCAGGTGACGATAGGCGGCGAGACGCACCCGACGCCGCGCCCGTTCCTCGTGCTCGCGACGCAGAACCCGATCGAGTCCGAGGGCACGTACCCGCTGCCCGAGGCGCAGGTCGACCGCTTCCTGATGAAGGTGATGGTCGACTACCCGACGATGGGCGAGGAGGCGGCCGTCGTCGACCGCTCGCTCGGCAGGGTCGCCGAGCCGCGCGAGCGGCTCTCGATCGCCGACCTCGACCGCTTCTCGGCCGCGGCCGAGAGAGTGCTCGTCGACCGCGAGGTGATCCAGTACGCCGTCACGCTCGCCGACGCGACGCGGCGGCCGGAGAAGTACGGCCTCGACGACGTCGCCGGCTTCATCGAGTACGGCGCCAGCCCGCGCGGGCCGATCGGGCTCGTGCAGGCGGCGCGGGCGCTGGCGCTGCTGCGCGGCCGCGGCTACGTCGCCGTCGCCGACGTGCGCGACCTCGCGCCGGACGTGCTGCGCCACCGGATCGTCCTCTCCTACGACGCGCTGACCGAGAACGTCACCGCCGACGAGCTGCTGGAGCAGGTCTTCACCGCCGTCGAGGCGCCGCCGGTCGACCACCTGCGCCGCCCGGAGGCGGCTGCCTAG
- a CDS encoding acyl-CoA thioesterase, protein MSDERRGAYAQILLIPTRWADNDVYGHVNNVEYYAFFDTLINTWLIGEGGLDIHAGETIGVCAESSCRYFASFAFPDVVEGALRVGHLGRSSVRYELALFKDGMEHPAALGDFVHVFVDRAQRRPTEIPPRLRGALERLVVP, encoded by the coding sequence ATGAGCGACGAGCGGCGGGGCGCCTACGCCCAGATCCTGCTGATCCCCACGCGCTGGGCCGACAACGACGTCTACGGCCACGTCAACAACGTCGAGTACTACGCGTTCTTCGACACGCTGATCAACACGTGGCTGATCGGCGAGGGCGGCCTCGACATCCACGCCGGCGAGACGATCGGCGTCTGTGCCGAGTCGAGCTGCAGATACTTCGCCTCGTTCGCGTTCCCCGATGTGGTCGAGGGCGCGCTGCGCGTCGGCCACCTCGGCCGCTCCAGCGTCCGCTACGAGCTCGCGCTGTTCAAGGACGGGATGGAGCACCCGGCGGCGCTGGGCGACTTCGTCCACGTCTTCGTCGACCGCGCGCAGCGCAGACCGACCGAGATCCCGCCGCGGCTGCGCGGCGCGCTGGAGCGGCTGGTCGTGCCCTAG
- a CDS encoding VWA domain-containing protein, whose protein sequence is MSFGSPVFLLALLALPALVAIQVANRHRARRYAVRFTGVAALKEAAGTVPAWRRHLPAALLLAALAALVLALAKPERTVGVPVEKASVMLVTDHSRSMLAEDVEPDRITAAKRAASRFLDQLPPGIRVGVTTFSDVPDGTQTPTYDHDLIRRTIEAQIADGGTATGDALQVALDTLERLEQNGERTPAAMVLLSDGATTTGRDPVMVARAAGEARIPIYTVALGTRDATVPNPGPTGPPLLPVAPDPETLQAIADASGGRAFQAQDDQELSSIYETLGSRLGTRDEQREVTAAFAVGGLLLLLGAGAASMRSAGRLP, encoded by the coding sequence ATGAGTTTCGGGTCCCCCGTCTTCCTGCTCGCCCTGCTGGCGCTCCCAGCGCTCGTCGCGATCCAGGTCGCCAACCGTCACCGCGCGCGCAGATACGCCGTCCGCTTCACGGGCGTCGCGGCGCTGAAAGAGGCGGCCGGGACGGTGCCGGCGTGGCGCCGCCACCTGCCGGCGGCGCTGCTGCTCGCCGCGCTCGCCGCGCTCGTGCTGGCGCTCGCGAAGCCGGAGCGGACCGTCGGCGTGCCGGTCGAGAAGGCGTCGGTGATGCTCGTCACCGACCACTCCCGCTCGATGCTCGCCGAGGACGTCGAGCCCGACCGCATCACCGCGGCGAAGAGAGCGGCGAGCCGCTTCCTCGACCAGCTCCCGCCGGGGATCCGCGTCGGCGTCACGACGTTCTCCGACGTGCCCGACGGGACGCAGACGCCGACGTACGACCACGACCTGATCCGGCGCACGATCGAGGCGCAGATCGCTGACGGCGGCACCGCGACCGGCGACGCGCTGCAGGTCGCGCTCGACACGCTGGAGCGGCTGGAGCAGAACGGCGAGAGAACGCCCGCGGCGATGGTGCTGCTGTCCGACGGCGCGACGACGACCGGCCGCGACCCGGTGATGGTGGCGCGCGCGGCCGGCGAGGCGAGAATCCCGATCTACACCGTCGCGCTCGGCACCAGAGACGCGACCGTGCCGAACCCGGGACCGACCGGCCCGCCGCTGCTGCCGGTCGCGCCCGACCCCGAGACGCTGCAGGCGATCGCCGACGCCTCCGGCGGCCGCGCGTTCCAGGCGCAGGACGACCAGGAGCTGTCGTCGATCTACGAGACGCTCGGATCGCGTCTGGGCACCAGAGACGAGCAGCGCGAGGTGACCGCCGCCTTCGCCGTCGGCGGGCTGCTGCTGCTGCTCGGCGCGGGCGCCGCCTCGATGCGCTCGGCCGGCCGGTTGCCGTAA
- a CDS encoding YtoQ family protein: MGTMPWHVYLSGEIHSDWRARIANAVMEEDLDVELSAPVTNHEASDDCGVAILGDEDKPFWKDHVGAGLNAIRTRTLIEQSDVVVVRFGEQYRQWNAAFDAGYAAALGKPLITLHPEQHDHALKEVDRAALAVAREPEQVVDVLRYVLNGTLPRR; encoded by the coding sequence ATGGGGACCATGCCCTGGCACGTGTACCTCTCCGGCGAGATCCACTCCGACTGGCGCGCGCGGATCGCGAACGCCGTCATGGAGGAGGACCTCGACGTCGAGCTGAGCGCTCCCGTGACGAACCACGAGGCGAGCGACGACTGCGGCGTCGCGATCCTCGGCGACGAGGACAAGCCGTTCTGGAAGGACCATGTCGGCGCCGGCCTCAACGCGATCCGCACGCGCACGCTGATCGAGCAGTCCGACGTCGTCGTCGTCCGCTTCGGCGAGCAGTACCGCCAGTGGAACGCCGCCTTCGACGCCGGTTACGCGGCCGCGCTCGGCAAGCCGCTGATCACGCTCCACCCCGAGCAGCACGACCACGCGCTCAAAGAGGTCGACCGTGCCGCGCTCGCCGTCGCACGCGAGCCCGAGCAGGTGGTCGACGTCCTCCGCTACGTGCTGAACGGCACGCTGCCGCGCCGCTGA
- a CDS encoding VWA domain-containing protein has product MTFAAPLVLLALLALPLLAAWYLLEQRNRSAAASAFASPRLQPAVAPNRPGWRRHVPMAIFLLAIAILVVAAARPERTVAVPVERASIALVTDVSGSMLATDVQPNRMIAAKRAARRFVDEVPRTVNLGVISFNNTATVLQSPTRNRSDVLTAIDRLAVSGGTATGEAIATATEMLRNQPGENGRRPPSAIVLISDGTSTNGRDPIEAAAEARRLRIPIYTVAFGTDQGTITVPGRDGVERTERVPPDPTALAQIAEMTGGETFTADSADRLDTVFERLGSQLGTRDEKRQVTAAFAAGGLLLLLAGAGFSLRWFGRPI; this is encoded by the coding sequence GTGACGTTCGCCGCGCCGCTGGTCCTGCTGGCGCTGCTGGCGCTGCCGCTGCTGGCGGCGTGGTACCTGCTCGAGCAGCGCAACCGCAGCGCGGCGGCGTCCGCCTTCGCCTCACCGCGGCTGCAGCCGGCGGTCGCGCCGAACCGCCCCGGCTGGCGCCGGCACGTGCCGATGGCGATCTTCCTGCTGGCGATCGCGATCCTCGTCGTCGCCGCGGCGCGGCCGGAGCGGACGGTCGCGGTGCCGGTCGAGCGCGCCTCGATCGCGCTCGTGACCGACGTCTCCGGCTCGATGCTCGCAACCGACGTGCAACCCAACCGCATGATCGCCGCCAAGCGCGCCGCGCGCCGCTTCGTCGACGAGGTCCCGCGCACGGTCAACCTCGGCGTGATCTCGTTCAACAACACGGCGACCGTGCTGCAGAGCCCGACGCGCAACCGCTCCGACGTGCTGACCGCGATCGACCGCCTCGCCGTCAGCGGCGGCACCGCGACAGGCGAGGCGATCGCGACGGCGACCGAGATGCTGAGAAACCAGCCCGGCGAGAACGGCAGACGGCCGCCGTCGGCGATCGTGCTGATCTCCGACGGGACCTCGACCAACGGGCGTGACCCGATCGAGGCCGCCGCCGAGGCGAGAAGACTGAGAATCCCGATCTACACCGTCGCGTTCGGGACCGACCAGGGCACGATCACCGTCCCCGGCAGAGACGGCGTCGAGAGAACCGAGCGCGTCCCGCCCGACCCGACCGCGCTCGCGCAGATAGCCGAGATGACCGGCGGCGAGACGTTCACCGCCGACAGCGCCGACCGGCTCGACACCGTCTTCGAGAGACTCGGCTCGCAGCTCGGCACCAGAGACGAGAAGAGACAGGTCACCGCGGCGTTCGCGGCCGGCGGCCTGCTGCTGCTGCTCGCCGGCGCCGGCTTCTCGCTGCGCTGGTTCGGCCGCCCCATCTGA
- a CDS encoding DUF58 domain-containing protein, whose product MPAPRLKRPAGRQGPGAIPHGLLESLDLIVARRASGALPGDRRAAGLGSGTELAQLRPYEVGDDVRQIDAAATARTGVPHVRLHVPERTLTTWIALDLSPSMAFGTEQRLKSDVAEGVTLVMGRLAIRRAGRVALMTFGAGTPRLHPPRASKPGVVALQRALGEGVAEDGHHEPGALRNALRRIGRVATQPGLVVVISDWRDEDDWTRALGALRARHSVLAVEVRDPREASVPAVGRLALVDPETGERIEVDTSRQSVRDRFAQIEAERRARVTRELRRLEVEHVVLSTDRDWLGDLGRRLS is encoded by the coding sequence ATGCCCGCCCCGCGCCTGAAGCGTCCGGCCGGCCGGCAGGGTCCGGGAGCGATCCCGCACGGCCTGCTGGAGTCGCTCGACCTGATCGTCGCGCGCCGCGCGTCCGGCGCGCTGCCCGGCGACCGCCGCGCGGCCGGCCTCGGCTCCGGCACGGAGCTGGCGCAGCTGCGGCCGTACGAGGTCGGCGACGACGTGCGCCAGATCGACGCAGCGGCGACCGCGCGGACCGGCGTCCCGCACGTGCGCCTGCACGTGCCCGAGCGGACGCTGACGACGTGGATCGCGCTCGACCTCTCGCCGTCGATGGCGTTCGGGACCGAGCAGCGGCTGAAGTCCGACGTCGCCGAGGGCGTCACGCTCGTGATGGGGCGGCTCGCGATCCGCCGCGCCGGCCGCGTCGCGCTGATGACGTTCGGCGCCGGCACGCCGCGGCTGCACCCGCCGCGCGCGTCGAAGCCCGGCGTCGTCGCGCTCCAGCGCGCGCTCGGCGAGGGCGTCGCGGAGGACGGCCACCACGAGCCCGGCGCGCTCCGCAACGCGCTGCGGCGGATCGGCCGCGTCGCGACGCAGCCGGGGCTCGTCGTCGTGATCTCCGACTGGCGCGACGAGGACGACTGGACGCGCGCGCTCGGCGCGCTGCGGGCGCGGCACTCGGTGCTCGCGGTCGAGGTGCGCGACCCACGCGAGGCGTCGGTCCCTGCGGTCGGCCGGCTCGCGCTCGTCGACCCCGAGACGGGCGAGCGGATCGAGGTCGACACCTCGCGTCAGTCGGTCCGCGACCGCTTCGCGCAGATCGAGGCGGAGCGCCGCGCGAGAGTGACGCGCGAGCTGCGCCGGCTGGAGGTCGAGCACGTCGTGCTGTCGACCGACCGCGACTGGCTCGGCGACCTCGGACGGCGGCTCTCATGA
- a CDS encoding DUF1963 domain-containing protein: MRLHRPDPWASERHGQDGALEELADDDATASLVVGCDDRGRTVVVEAQGRHEGVREVWFHGDGWSDGVGPDEAVRVLRDPAGRVVASVGLADDAPFAERWTWEDGVTRRADEASLRDALLLQARVAAFDDDGRLATLRWGSVSVAREHADEAAALLAGLDRAGDVVAEEITFDARLHRREPRLRCRDALVGLLAPAIERAVVEAVAGCDVPEPFAVELRRGDEHVVPLVRIGSAAFRDRARSTVAARHAALKLLADAQPPDGQTVSLVDLLDGEALRACRELDWALGDELQRQVGFDVSPEALGLDDDYRGGARGRAGDALDALGDELARRLNERAWKGTADPFLVLVHLGGPGRPVRPFVRAAQAVGKRRVRAFRDSIATRPPPAVEVPAAAYHDRDALQRFLAASGLAADAARLAHDVALVGLRLDAADGAEVRSRLGGPGLLAPGVDWPHAEGGRPHTFLAGIDLAELPATDELPGEGWMLVFADIDDGGEANGLVDESDNAPGAEIHVAYLEPGVAPVAATPPSRLAVVLRERRVRAVAQLTLPTSWQVGVLLGLGPVELAAYYGAVERSVGPQHGCHWILGWETGVQGYLPDDDSILLLHLADDGGLDFNFMDAGSIQFRIPHTALAAGDWSAVFAYADSC, from the coding sequence GTGCGACTGCATCGTCCGGATCCGTGGGCGAGCGAGCGCCACGGTCAGGACGGCGCGCTCGAGGAGCTGGCCGACGACGATGCGACTGCTTCGCTCGTCGTCGGCTGCGACGACCGCGGCCGGACGGTGGTCGTGGAGGCGCAGGGCCGGCACGAGGGCGTGCGTGAGGTCTGGTTCCACGGCGACGGCTGGAGCGACGGCGTCGGTCCGGACGAGGCGGTTCGCGTGCTGCGCGACCCGGCGGGGCGCGTCGTCGCGTCCGTCGGGCTCGCCGACGACGCGCCGTTCGCCGAGCGGTGGACGTGGGAGGACGGCGTCACGCGGCGTGCCGACGAGGCCTCGCTGCGCGACGCCCTCCTGCTGCAGGCGCGCGTCGCCGCGTTCGACGACGACGGCCGCCTGGCGACGTTGCGCTGGGGCAGTGTGAGCGTTGCGCGCGAGCACGCCGACGAGGCCGCGGCGCTGCTCGCCGGTCTCGACCGCGCAGGCGACGTCGTCGCGGAGGAGATCACGTTCGACGCGCGCCTGCACCGCCGCGAGCCGCGTCTGCGTTGCCGCGACGCGCTCGTCGGCCTGCTGGCACCGGCGATCGAGCGCGCCGTCGTCGAGGCGGTGGCCGGCTGCGACGTGCCGGAGCCGTTCGCGGTCGAGCTGCGCCGCGGGGATGAGCACGTCGTACCGCTCGTGCGTATCGGGAGCGCGGCGTTCCGCGACCGGGCACGTAGCACCGTCGCCGCCAGACACGCGGCGCTCAAGCTGCTGGCGGACGCCCAGCCGCCTGACGGACAGACGGTCTCGCTCGTGGATCTGCTCGACGGCGAGGCGCTGCGCGCCTGCCGTGAACTCGACTGGGCACTCGGCGACGAGCTGCAGCGGCAGGTCGGGTTCGACGTCTCGCCCGAGGCCCTCGGCCTCGACGACGACTACCGGGGCGGCGCACGTGGCCGTGCCGGCGACGCGCTCGATGCGCTCGGCGACGAGCTGGCGCGACGGTTGAACGAGCGCGCCTGGAAGGGCACCGCCGACCCCTTCCTCGTGCTCGTCCATCTCGGCGGGCCCGGTCGGCCGGTGCGGCCGTTCGTGCGCGCCGCGCAGGCCGTCGGCAAGCGCCGCGTGCGGGCGTTTCGCGATTCGATCGCGACCCGGCCGCCGCCGGCTGTGGAGGTCCCGGCCGCGGCGTACCACGATCGCGACGCGCTGCAGAGGTTCCTCGCCGCCAGCGGCCTGGCTGCCGACGCGGCGCGGCTGGCGCACGACGTCGCCCTCGTGGGGCTGCGCCTCGACGCAGCCGACGGGGCCGAGGTGCGCAGCCGGCTCGGCGGCCCCGGTCTGCTGGCACCGGGAGTCGACTGGCCGCACGCCGAGGGTGGACGGCCGCACACGTTCCTGGCCGGGATCGACCTCGCCGAGCTGCCCGCGACCGACGAGCTGCCCGGGGAGGGCTGGATGCTCGTCTTCGCCGACATCGACGACGGCGGCGAGGCGAACGGGCTCGTCGACGAGAGCGACAACGCGCCCGGAGCAGAGATCCACGTCGCCTACCTGGAGCCGGGCGTCGCGCCTGTCGCGGCGACGCCGCCGTCCAGACTCGCCGTGGTGCTGCGCGAGCGGCGCGTGCGCGCCGTCGCTCAGTTGACGCTCCCGACGTCCTGGCAGGTGGGCGTGCTGCTCGGCCTCGGACCGGTCGAGCTGGCCGCCTACTACGGCGCGGTCGAGCGTTCCGTCGGCCCGCAGCACGGCTGCCACTGGATCCTCGGCTGGGAGACCGGCGTGCAGGGCTACCTTCCGGATGACGACAGCATCCTGCTGCTGCACCTCGCCGACGACGGCGGCCTTGACTTCAACTTCATGGACGCCGGCTCGATCCAGTTCCGGATCCCGCACACGGCGCTCGCGGCCGGCGACTGGAGCGCGGTCTTCGCCTACGCCGACTCGTGCTGA
- a CDS encoding S1C family serine protease, whose product MGSPRHLWTGEWRAESDKARDDGASSLRRTPPPRHVEDPGAPSPEPQQPRRRGTIALAVLVALVAVAGGALAATMLFGGDDSNSPDPLPAVASRPIRPREGQTRAGAIYAAASPAVVSVRTTTGQGTGFLVEDDGMIVTNAHVVGESSHVVVKFGTDGASIDGDVLGSDPSTDLAVVSIERSRIPNGVKALRFADSSNVAVGDMAVAIGNPFGLDRTATEGIVSGLGRSITSPNGFEIDEVIQTDAPINPGNSGGPLLDSGGRVIGVNSQIATSGMGAQGNIGIGFAVPSNTARQIVPRLEKGEAIPRPYLGVTTSPASLTNPDGAVVQDVVPGGPADRAGLRRGDVVKRIDGRSVQEPGDVAAGISDRAPGDEVAIDIERGGREMTVRATLGTRPARTP is encoded by the coding sequence ATGGGATCCCCAAGACACCTGTGGACCGGAGAGTGGCGCGCCGAGTCCGACAAAGCCCGTGACGACGGCGCCAGCTCGCTGCGCCGCACCCCGCCGCCGCGCCACGTCGAGGACCCCGGAGCACCCTCGCCGGAACCGCAGCAACCGCGCCGGCGCGGGACGATCGCGCTCGCGGTGCTCGTCGCCCTCGTCGCCGTCGCCGGCGGCGCGCTCGCCGCGACGATGCTGTTCGGCGGCGACGACAGCAACAGCCCGGACCCGCTTCCGGCAGTCGCCAGCAGACCGATCAGACCGCGCGAGGGCCAGACGCGCGCGGGCGCCATCTACGCCGCCGCCAGCCCCGCGGTCGTGTCGGTCCGCACGACCACCGGCCAGGGCACCGGCTTCCTCGTCGAGGACGACGGCATGATCGTCACCAACGCCCACGTCGTCGGTGAGAGCTCCCACGTCGTCGTCAAGTTCGGCACCGACGGCGCCTCGATCGACGGCGACGTGCTCGGCAGTGACCCGTCGACCGACCTCGCCGTCGTCAGCATCGAGCGCAGCCGCATCCCCAACGGCGTCAAGGCGCTCAGATTCGCCGACTCCTCGAACGTCGCCGTCGGCGACATGGCGGTCGCGATCGGCAACCCGTTCGGGCTCGACCGCACCGCGACCGAAGGGATCGTCTCCGGGCTCGGCCGCTCGATCACCTCCCCCAACGGCTTCGAGATCGACGAGGTGATCCAGACCGACGCGCCGATCAACCCCGGCAACTCCGGCGGCCCGCTGCTCGACAGCGGCGGCCGCGTGATCGGCGTCAACTCGCAGATCGCGACGAGCGGGATGGGCGCGCAGGGCAACATCGGCATCGGCTTCGCGGTCCCCTCCAACACCGCGCGCCAGATCGTCCCGCGGCTGGAGAAGGGCGAGGCGATCCCGCGCCCCTACCTCGGCGTCACCACCTCCCCCGCGTCGCTGACGAACCCCGACGGCGCGGTCGTGCAGGACGTCGTCCCCGGCGGCCCGGCCGACAGAGCCGGTCTGCGCAGAGGCGACGTCGTCAAGCGGATCGACGGCAGATCCGTGCAGGAGCCGGGCGACGTCGCGGCCGGCATCTCCGACCGCGCGCCCGGCGACGAGGTCGCGATCGACATCGAGCGCGGCGGCAGAGAGATGACGGTGAGAGCGACGTTGGGGACTCGACCCGCCAGAACGCCGTGA